A region from the Streptomyces sp. Tu6071 genome encodes:
- the casA gene encoding type I-E CRISPR-associated protein Cse1/CasA, whose amino-acid sequence MGFGFSLLEERWLRVPPAVGGLARERSLSTVLLDAHEFGDLAVESATQRPAVLRQLLLPVVVDALGRPADEREWTQWFAAGRWTPEQRARLTAYLDAYREAFGLFDPVRPFAQVAGLHTPRGETKNAALIVPHAATGNNVPLFASRTEGDVFALTPAQAVLWLLHTHCWDTAAIKTGAVGDPQAKAGKTTGNPTGPLGQMGVTLLAGRTLFETLLLNLPVGAAPVSADLPQWRRRDAEHPLSAGTPRWQERLPQGLLDLWTWQSRRALLVPEATEEGVRVTRVLVAAGDRMPYTPEIEPHTMWRTEPTGGRKPAKNKGRIVPPRRPLRLQPGKAVWRGLDALLATERATREAGEGTSGFVTSKVLDQAGGLVAELGEGYPLRVELTGVAYGNQSAVVDDVMHDALPLPLAALEVDSFVRSALLEVCEQAEQLAAAVNHLSADLRRALGTEPIPWDRGQRPGELVLHALDPLVRRLLAGIRHVDDLERIDAGQLAWEQLAWSRAWAVADRLLQAVPVSAFAGRSTSQGEGKPERTHRVSLAESFFLKRRAEILHRAAAARRESTAGVAEPAGLPTAS is encoded by the coding sequence ATGGGGTTTGGGTTTTCCCTGCTCGAGGAGCGGTGGCTGCGTGTGCCGCCGGCGGTCGGCGGTCTGGCGCGGGAGCGTTCGCTGAGTACGGTGCTGCTGGACGCGCACGAGTTCGGGGACCTGGCGGTGGAGAGTGCCACCCAGCGGCCGGCGGTACTGCGGCAGCTGCTTCTTCCGGTGGTCGTCGATGCGCTGGGCCGTCCCGCTGACGAGCGGGAATGGACGCAATGGTTCGCCGCCGGGCGCTGGACGCCCGAGCAGCGCGCGCGGCTCACCGCGTATCTGGACGCGTACCGTGAGGCGTTCGGTCTCTTCGATCCGGTGCGGCCATTTGCGCAGGTGGCCGGGCTGCACACCCCGAGGGGGGAGACGAAGAATGCCGCCCTGATCGTGCCGCACGCGGCGACCGGGAACAACGTCCCGCTGTTCGCCTCGCGTACGGAAGGGGACGTGTTCGCTCTGACGCCGGCGCAGGCCGTGCTCTGGCTGCTGCACACCCACTGCTGGGATACGGCGGCGATCAAGACCGGGGCGGTCGGCGACCCGCAGGCGAAGGCGGGCAAGACCACAGGGAACCCGACGGGCCCGCTTGGCCAGATGGGCGTCACGCTCCTGGCGGGCAGGACCCTGTTCGAGACGCTGCTGCTGAACCTCCCCGTGGGCGCCGCTCCCGTGTCGGCGGATCTGCCGCAATGGCGGCGACGGGATGCCGAGCATCCGCTGTCGGCCGGGACGCCGCGCTGGCAGGAGCGTCTCCCGCAGGGGCTGCTGGATTTGTGGACCTGGCAGTCCCGCCGGGCCCTGCTCGTTCCCGAGGCCACCGAGGAGGGCGTGCGTGTGACGCGAGTCCTGGTCGCGGCCGGGGACCGGATGCCGTACACGCCGGAGATCGAGCCGCACACCATGTGGCGCACGGAACCCACGGGTGGCCGCAAGCCCGCCAAGAACAAGGGACGCATTGTGCCGCCGCGCCGGCCGTTGCGTCTTCAGCCGGGGAAGGCCGTGTGGCGGGGCCTGGACGCGCTCCTCGCCACGGAACGTGCGACGCGGGAGGCGGGGGAGGGGACGAGCGGGTTCGTGACGAGCAAGGTACTGGATCAGGCCGGAGGTCTCGTCGCCGAGCTTGGTGAGGGCTACCCGCTGCGGGTGGAGCTCACGGGTGTCGCCTACGGCAATCAGTCGGCGGTCGTCGACGACGTCATGCACGACGCGCTCCCCCTCCCGCTGGCCGCGCTCGAGGTGGACAGCTTCGTCCGCTCCGCTCTGCTGGAAGTGTGCGAGCAGGCGGAGCAACTGGCCGCCGCCGTCAACCATCTCTCCGCCGACCTGCGTCGCGCGCTTGGCACCGAGCCCATTCCGTGGGACCGGGGCCAGCGTCCCGGCGAACTCGTCCTGCACGCCCTCGATCCGCTGGTGCGGCGGCTGCTGGCCGGGATACGGCATGTGGACGACCTCGAACGTATCGATGCCGGGCAGCTGGCGTGGGAGCAGCTCGCCTGGAGCCGGGCCTGGGCGGTCGCGGACCGGCTGCTCCAGGCCGTACCGGTCAGCGCGTTCGCGGGCCGGAGCACTTCTCAGGGGGAAGGGAAGCCTGAGCGGACCCACCGTGTCTCGCTCGCCGAGTCGTTCTTCCTCAAACGCCGC
- a CDS encoding CRISPR-associated helicase/endonuclease Cas3, which produces MDVNELALRYGAAVVRGLETLWGKSRERAAGRTSLLLGHLLDTAAVAELMWEEFLAPATRSALDEVAGGVGCGRGLFVWLCAVHDCGKATPAHQRLWDEGAEAVRAAGLTWHEPSAVAGAKQRWRHDWAGGLIVRELLGEVGWSGEQVDWVWPLVAGHHGAFPTLKDVREPGSAKRQLRGIGVWREVQRALLDVVSREVGFAGPAEVEPVVVPSRALQLQVSGLVVMADWIASDERYFGGVDDLREVSAEGSRRRAAGAWKALGLRGGWGERGVPGREVFAGRFGCVPRPAQRMVVDAMGDMGGAGLVVVEAPTGEGKTEAALFAAEVLAARFGADGVFVGMPTQATSDPMFSRVRGWLGAVSEEFASRVVLLHGKRAFNREWKGLVEEGAGAREAFGGVDEFGLAGDPFGVSGEGGGELECQALVEWFLGSKRGLLAPFVVGTVDQLLYAATRTRHVMLRMAGLGGKVVVLDEVHACDVYMSQFLHEALRWLGQAGVPVVVLSATLAPAQRRGLLEAYLAGAASVEELRVEVPAAEGYPSVTTAWSPAGGEPQIRVRATGSWRADLGVEVRVVPEAVPGRGSSREERERAQASADARVGELLAGELAGGGTALVIRNSVARAQSLFEELRGRFGGDEVRLLHARFTVARRAELTEECLRLLGPGAGRSRSGRLVVVATQLAEQSFDVDADVLVTDVAPVDLLLQRVGRLHRHEGTWRPEGLRVPRVFVTGFSPREGREPEFVSASEGIYGRHLLLRTAAVLPGAGVGAKAGAGGVWPVPGRVPALVEEVYGDEESLLPEGWRTAGEAARSEQETQDRERAQNARQFLLTGPGEHERRTLAGLHYGGGTAGGGEDALRAAVRDGDESVEVVLVRRDGDDGAFRTLAGRALSVNGDVAPEVLEEVLGSVVRLPAKFTKAAAGLAPLPGWHGHPWLGRSRALVLDASGRARLGDFAVAYDGVLGLRQV; this is translated from the coding sequence GTGGATGTGAATGAGCTGGCGTTGAGGTACGGCGCGGCGGTGGTGCGGGGGCTGGAGACGTTGTGGGGGAAGTCGCGGGAGAGGGCTGCGGGGAGGACGAGTCTTCTGCTGGGGCATCTGCTGGATACGGCGGCGGTTGCGGAGCTGATGTGGGAGGAGTTCTTGGCGCCGGCGACGCGTTCGGCGCTGGATGAGGTGGCGGGTGGGGTGGGGTGTGGGCGTGGGTTGTTTGTGTGGTTGTGCGCGGTGCATGACTGCGGGAAGGCGACGCCTGCGCATCAGCGGTTGTGGGATGAGGGGGCTGAGGCGGTTCGTGCTGCTGGGTTGACGTGGCACGAGCCTTCGGCTGTAGCGGGGGCGAAGCAGCGTTGGCGGCACGACTGGGCCGGTGGGCTGATCGTTCGGGAGTTGCTGGGGGAGGTGGGGTGGAGTGGCGAGCAGGTGGACTGGGTGTGGCCGCTGGTCGCCGGTCACCACGGGGCTTTCCCGACGCTGAAGGACGTGCGTGAACCGGGGTCCGCGAAGCGGCAGTTGCGCGGGATCGGGGTGTGGCGGGAGGTTCAGCGCGCACTGCTCGATGTGGTCTCGCGCGAGGTGGGCTTTGCGGGGCCGGCGGAGGTGGAGCCTGTGGTTGTTCCGTCGAGGGCATTGCAGTTGCAGGTGAGTGGTCTGGTGGTGATGGCGGACTGGATCGCGAGCGACGAGCGGTACTTCGGTGGGGTCGATGACCTGCGAGAGGTGAGTGCGGAGGGTTCTCGTCGGCGGGCCGCGGGGGCGTGGAAGGCGCTGGGGCTGCGTGGTGGCTGGGGTGAGCGGGGTGTGCCGGGGCGGGAGGTTTTTGCGGGGCGGTTCGGGTGTGTGCCGCGGCCGGCGCAGCGGATGGTCGTCGACGCGATGGGGGATATGGGGGGTGCGGGGCTGGTGGTGGTGGAGGCTCCGACGGGGGAGGGGAAGACGGAGGCGGCGCTGTTCGCCGCGGAGGTTCTGGCGGCGCGGTTTGGTGCGGACGGTGTGTTCGTGGGGATGCCGACGCAGGCGACGAGTGACCCGATGTTCTCCCGGGTGCGTGGGTGGCTGGGGGCGGTTTCGGAGGAGTTCGCGTCGCGGGTGGTGCTGTTGCACGGCAAGCGGGCGTTCAACCGGGAGTGGAAGGGGCTGGTGGAGGAGGGGGCGGGGGCGAGGGAGGCCTTTGGTGGGGTGGATGAGTTCGGTTTGGCTGGTGATCCGTTCGGTGTGAGCGGGGAGGGGGGTGGGGAGCTGGAGTGTCAGGCTCTGGTGGAGTGGTTTTTGGGGTCGAAGCGGGGTCTGCTGGCTCCGTTCGTGGTGGGGACGGTTGATCAGCTGCTGTATGCGGCGACGCGGACGCGGCATGTGATGTTGCGGATGGCGGGGCTGGGCGGGAAGGTCGTGGTGCTGGACGAGGTGCACGCGTGCGACGTGTACATGAGTCAGTTCTTGCACGAGGCGTTGCGGTGGCTGGGGCAGGCGGGGGTCCCGGTGGTGGTGCTGTCGGCGACGCTGGCCCCGGCGCAGCGGCGGGGCTTGCTGGAGGCGTATCTGGCGGGTGCGGCGTCCGTGGAGGAGTTGCGGGTCGAGGTGCCGGCCGCTGAGGGGTATCCGAGTGTGACGACCGCGTGGTCGCCGGCTGGGGGCGAGCCGCAGATCCGGGTTCGGGCGACGGGTAGCTGGCGGGCGGATCTCGGGGTTGAGGTGCGGGTGGTTCCTGAGGCGGTTCCGGGGCGGGGGAGTTCGCGTGAGGAGCGGGAGCGGGCGCAGGCTTCTGCGGATGCGCGGGTGGGGGAGTTGCTGGCCGGTGAGCTTGCCGGGGGTGGTACGGCGCTGGTGATCCGTAATTCGGTGGCGCGGGCGCAGAGCCTTTTCGAGGAGTTGCGGGGGCGTTTTGGCGGGGATGAGGTGCGGTTGCTGCACGCGCGGTTCACGGTGGCGCGGCGTGCGGAGCTGACGGAGGAGTGTTTGCGGCTGCTGGGGCCGGGGGCGGGGCGTTCGCGTTCGGGGCGGTTGGTCGTGGTGGCGACGCAGCTTGCGGAGCAGTCTTTCGATGTGGATGCGGATGTGCTGGTCACGGATGTGGCGCCGGTGGATCTTTTGTTGCAGCGCGTGGGGCGCTTGCACCGGCACGAGGGCACGTGGAGGCCGGAGGGGCTGCGGGTTCCGCGTGTCTTCGTGACGGGTTTCAGTCCTCGTGAGGGGCGGGAGCCGGAGTTCGTGTCCGCGAGTGAGGGGATCTACGGGCGTCATCTGCTGTTGCGGACGGCGGCCGTACTGCCCGGTGCGGGTGTGGGGGCGAAGGCGGGTGCGGGCGGGGTGTGGCCGGTTCCGGGGCGGGTGCCCGCTCTGGTCGAGGAGGTGTACGGGGATGAGGAGTCGCTCTTGCCCGAGGGGTGGCGTACGGCGGGTGAGGCGGCCCGGAGCGAGCAGGAGACGCAGGACCGGGAGCGGGCGCAGAACGCGCGGCAGTTTTTGCTGACGGGGCCGGGTGAGCACGAGCGGCGGACGCTGGCCGGGTTGCATTACGGCGGGGGGACGGCGGGCGGCGGTGAGGACGCGTTGCGGGCGGCGGTACGGGACGGGGACGAGTCCGTGGAGGTCGTGCTCGTGCGCCGCGACGGGGACGACGGAGCGTTCCGGACGCTTGCGGGGCGGGCGCTGAGTGTCAACGGGGACGTGGCTCCAGAGGTGCTGGAGGAGGTACTCGGTTCCGTGGTGCGGCTGCCCGCGAAGTTCACCAAGGCGGCCGCAGGGCTGGCGCCGCTGCCGGGCTGGCACGGGCATCCGTGGCTCGGCCGCAGCCGTGCTCTGGTGCTGGACGCCTCGGGTAGGGCCCGGCTGGGCGATTTCGCGGTGGCGTACGACGGCGTGCTGGGGTTGCGGCAGGTATGA